A part of Streptomyces sp. NBC_01235 genomic DNA contains:
- a CDS encoding polymorphic toxin-type HINT domain-containing protein — translation MLALNVTLLPGAVAFGPGDPRTPVDLAELQETDPVPVDEELTGNLEELSGQASTKPKEPYEPAAVAEVPEASGTKAVDTMAAGATTEVAKSTDGTMTIGVGAPDGASPAQVDALEGQWSVAAASEDQAVANGAQGFMLAVDAPDTATGDAVVSIDATKLAETYSAQWLDRLSFTLMPPCYATTPDVEECSTGVPVSTAVERTGKTVDVAVDAGDSSGSEADPGEDSATDEIDGSTDTTKAVPETLVNITLDTAQLQAVSGTTTTATADPAVAVGNDSTVSSAVWHAGRPADAVRQIADGSGGGYLVGSSYGAGSGGDFSASPIVSAGSWTAGGSSGAFTYAYTMAAPQVPAGPSPNVTLSYNSQTSDGRTSSTNNQVSWVGEGWDYNPGSITRTFVGCAADTAGANNKGHFTGDQCWGSYNAVLSLNGTTTELVRDDTTKQWKSARGDNMRIELLDAADYKRITGIDGSGNGDDNGEFWRVTTDDGTQYYFGLNRLPGWTSGKPETKSVLSVPVAGNHDSDPCYKPAFKDSFCDQGWRFQLDYVVDTTGNAMTLWWEKEKNAYAQNMKEKPPVVYDRGGYLTHIDYGQRAGSLFTEEPLGRMRFHAAERCFDDNAFKVDCSDTNFDSKQSDRTRPWFDTPADLSCESGKKCQTYAPTFWSRKRLASVDACAQREQDVKLTEYTSDADGNETGQRNACGVDGDSATTTLLSKVDSWGLKQSFPWNLTGEYTALWLESIARVGYAVDGSPAALNPVSFGHNESALPNRVKNGASDPDEVFARLRIQEVVSEYGGRTHVDYKAPEGKCLAGSTRPAIDKNDQLCYPAYWHADGELEDKRISWFHKYVVDKITEFPRLADAKEIVTQYKYETFGDAVNGALWAKNQAEFSRPKKRTWDDWRGYPTVTTITGVTDAGEGTAAAKSVTRYFRGMSDDVLADDTPEKASDDVKRSYSMTDITGAVLKEDRKAYAGMVAESLTYPDTSAATDTGWTARTVNIPDTPVRLATRNRTDGPDVVSERVTLGETRTISKASVKGPDGSFLRTITTQTDYDATYGLPTKVREFGDVAVAGDESCTATSYVHNTGGENYLVGLVAQTVTTTGTTACTADLSSATASTLVSASRMYYDGATAHTATPTKGLVSKTVAPNGAGTDWETTNPESRTEYDSVGRVVKVTDPTGVVNTTKYTPDSGQVYRIDTVTGSKVVDGVETGFTEITTLEPGRGTTLKSTDANSRVESYEYDPLGRAVAAWDATQSATDDPTVKYTYNTASDKPVSVVAESLSDNPSTAAGDGTYKSSTTIYDGLGRERQSQTPAVGGGRLVTDTLHNSSGQVRYTRNAYYMEGDPDTQLVVPDSESLVPNATTYTYDGLGRVLTVTPVHSSYPQTGETFTNAGKDVPTTDRRTRYEYGLDYTVVRQPAGTPASRVWTDALGRTTRQDTFSDTSLTEAGAVTTTYEYDLRGDMVTSTDDVGNTRTWKYDALGRVTDTTDPDGGAAHTDYDAYGRVDKATDARGQTVSYTYERLNRVEQVKVTPKGSTTATLAQTYAYDGATGGKGQLSSSTRYTDTKAYTTSIAGYTADYQPTAMTTALPPGSTAGLTADGFATQYTYSYAYNRDGQLEKYTAPAAGGLSAEAVITRYNEAGLPTSVSGQDWYASETSYSPYGQVLRATVGEQGRRLWQENNFNESTGELLSSRLVRESQTPDTSVVPGSEVSKRSYAYDASGNVLSVADRMGTTTDQQCFKYDTLGQLKEAWTTPGGGACTATGKTTAEPVYTDGTVNVSSNNSGYWQSYDYDVLGNRTRKTAYKADPTITSGVRDTSGDAVTDYAYGTSDTAKNDQPHTLTSYTTTSKPTAAGPTVKTRSDQTYDSAGNLEKRTTGGDTAQALTWTWDGKVESVTGFGADGSGAWVGTGDMCLDLAGGTPNAGTAIQIYVCNGSKAQNFRVSAADANNDGTVEDATIGALVVGGKCAQPNGTAAASPVLVQSCDNAVAAQRWQTLSTGQIKHVSTGLCLSAPASTVGTDLTLAACNSTAATQLWKPASKTTYVYDAMGNRLLERTSAGAVLNLPDTKVSLTTTGKVRYAERTYAGIGGPAVTRYRESTNNTAGFSEHLFAQATDLNGTPLAEVRLDATMAIRTAKRDPWGEDRAANLAPRSHTGFHTGDEDNETGLTHMGAREYDPGTGRFISADPVLDDSDPLQANGYSYANNSPVTHADPSGLTSSASSFDASIAALDAKMAEYQKTLNRSIGDVILATGWAVFKEFIGWNDVVGCFTQGDLWACGSLLMDAIPWTSVFSKGKKMWRAFKGTMSAVKAWRAAKRVAEIGMKAAKAAKAALIKAKKAAEAAAAEAKRKAREAAKRAAEAVKKKANTGSKGARGNSAQVKAGRGAQHKGSSGGGKAENKSGGSRSKSGKEDSGGEGSGSKEASDSEGGSCPVNSPPNSFTPDTKVLMADGSTKAIKDVRAGDKVLATDPETGETRAQTVTAEILGKGVKHLVKVTIDVDGKKGSKTAEVTATDKHPFWVPELSDWIDATDLKSGERLRTSAGTLVQITAVKRWTALDATVHNLTVSMVHTYYVVAGTTPVLVHNCGTVRNDILDETTSTAESNVDIVHHKRKASLVSEHTITMEDAMATARDFLGEGMRDVAKGRGIFRSADNRRGFRIDPESIAGGHWPHIPHVHFEIFDDIGKPLANNHVPLAEP, via the coding sequence GTGCTTGCCCTGAATGTGACCCTCCTGCCCGGCGCCGTGGCGTTCGGCCCCGGCGACCCCCGTACGCCGGTCGACCTCGCCGAACTGCAGGAGACGGACCCCGTCCCGGTCGACGAGGAACTGACCGGCAATCTCGAGGAGTTGTCCGGCCAGGCCTCGACCAAGCCGAAGGAGCCGTACGAGCCGGCGGCCGTCGCCGAGGTCCCGGAGGCGTCCGGCACCAAGGCCGTCGACACCATGGCCGCCGGCGCCACGACCGAGGTCGCCAAGTCGACCGACGGCACCATGACCATCGGCGTCGGCGCGCCGGACGGAGCCTCCCCGGCCCAGGTCGACGCCCTCGAAGGCCAGTGGAGCGTCGCCGCCGCGTCCGAGGACCAGGCCGTGGCCAACGGCGCGCAGGGCTTCATGCTCGCCGTCGACGCGCCCGACACCGCCACCGGTGACGCGGTCGTCTCCATCGACGCCACCAAGCTCGCCGAGACCTACAGCGCCCAGTGGCTGGACCGGCTCTCCTTCACCCTGATGCCGCCCTGCTACGCCACGACGCCCGACGTAGAGGAGTGCTCCACGGGCGTCCCGGTGAGCACCGCCGTCGAGCGCACCGGCAAGACCGTCGACGTGGCGGTGGACGCCGGCGACTCCTCGGGCTCCGAGGCGGACCCCGGCGAGGACAGCGCCACCGACGAGATCGACGGCTCCACCGACACCACCAAGGCGGTCCCCGAGACCCTCGTCAACATCACCCTGGACACGGCCCAGTTGCAGGCCGTCTCGGGCACCACGACCACGGCGACCGCCGACCCGGCCGTCGCCGTGGGGAACGACTCCACGGTCAGCTCCGCGGTCTGGCACGCCGGCCGCCCCGCCGACGCCGTACGGCAGATCGCCGACGGCTCCGGCGGCGGGTACCTCGTGGGCAGCTCCTACGGCGCCGGCTCCGGCGGCGACTTCTCCGCCAGCCCGATCGTCTCCGCGGGCTCCTGGACGGCCGGCGGCTCCTCCGGCGCGTTCACCTACGCGTACACGATGGCCGCCCCGCAGGTCCCGGCCGGTCCCTCGCCCAACGTCACCCTCAGCTACAACTCGCAGACCTCGGACGGGCGGACGTCCTCCACCAACAACCAGGTCTCCTGGGTCGGCGAGGGCTGGGACTACAACCCCGGCTCCATCACCCGCACCTTCGTGGGCTGCGCCGCCGACACCGCGGGCGCCAACAACAAGGGCCACTTCACCGGCGACCAGTGCTGGGGCTCGTACAACGCCGTGCTGTCCCTGAACGGGACCACCACCGAGCTGGTGCGCGACGACACCACCAAGCAGTGGAAGAGCGCCCGCGGCGACAACATGCGCATCGAGCTGCTCGACGCCGCCGACTACAAGCGGATCACCGGCATCGACGGCTCGGGCAACGGTGACGACAACGGCGAGTTCTGGCGTGTCACCACCGACGACGGCACCCAGTACTACTTCGGCCTCAACCGCCTGCCGGGCTGGACCTCGGGCAAGCCGGAGACCAAGTCGGTGCTGTCGGTGCCCGTCGCGGGCAACCACGACAGCGACCCCTGCTACAAGCCCGCGTTCAAGGACTCCTTCTGCGACCAGGGCTGGCGCTTCCAGCTCGACTACGTCGTGGACACCACCGGCAACGCGATGACGCTGTGGTGGGAGAAGGAGAAGAACGCCTACGCGCAGAACATGAAGGAGAAGCCTCCGGTCGTCTACGACCGGGGCGGCTACCTGACCCACATCGACTACGGGCAGCGCGCCGGTTCACTGTTCACCGAGGAGCCGCTCGGCCGGATGCGCTTCCACGCCGCCGAGCGCTGCTTCGACGACAACGCCTTCAAGGTGGACTGCTCGGACACCAACTTCGACTCCAAGCAGTCCGACCGCACCCGGCCCTGGTTCGACACCCCGGCCGACCTCTCCTGCGAGTCCGGCAAGAAGTGCCAGACGTACGCCCCGACCTTCTGGTCGCGAAAGCGCCTGGCCTCGGTCGACGCCTGCGCCCAGCGTGAGCAGGACGTCAAGCTGACCGAGTACACCTCCGACGCCGACGGCAACGAGACCGGCCAGCGCAACGCCTGCGGCGTGGACGGCGACTCGGCCACCACGACGCTGCTGTCGAAGGTCGACTCCTGGGGCCTGAAGCAGTCGTTCCCGTGGAACCTCACCGGCGAGTACACCGCGCTGTGGCTGGAGTCCATCGCCCGCGTCGGGTACGCGGTCGACGGTTCTCCCGCCGCCCTCAACCCGGTCTCCTTCGGTCACAACGAGAGCGCGCTGCCCAACCGCGTCAAGAACGGCGCGTCCGACCCGGACGAGGTGTTCGCCCGGCTGCGTATCCAGGAGGTCGTCTCCGAGTACGGCGGCCGCACCCACGTCGACTACAAGGCCCCCGAGGGCAAGTGCCTCGCCGGTTCCACCCGCCCGGCGATCGACAAGAACGACCAGCTCTGCTACCCGGCCTACTGGCACGCGGACGGTGAGCTGGAGGACAAGCGCATCTCCTGGTTCCACAAGTACGTCGTCGACAAGATCACCGAGTTTCCGCGCCTGGCGGACGCCAAGGAGATCGTGACGCAGTACAAGTACGAGACCTTCGGCGACGCCGTGAACGGCGCGCTGTGGGCCAAGAACCAGGCGGAGTTCTCCCGTCCGAAGAAGCGCACCTGGGACGACTGGCGCGGCTACCCGACCGTCACCACGATCACCGGCGTGACGGACGCCGGCGAGGGCACCGCCGCCGCCAAGTCGGTCACCCGCTACTTCCGCGGCATGAGCGACGACGTCCTCGCCGACGACACCCCGGAGAAGGCGTCCGACGACGTCAAGCGCTCCTACAGCATGACGGACATCACGGGCGCGGTGCTCAAGGAGGACCGCAAGGCGTACGCCGGCATGGTCGCGGAGTCGCTGACCTACCCCGACACGAGCGCGGCCACCGACACCGGCTGGACCGCCCGTACCGTCAACATCCCCGACACCCCGGTCCGCCTGGCCACCCGCAACCGCACCGACGGCCCGGACGTCGTGTCCGAGCGGGTCACGCTCGGCGAGACCCGGACCATCAGCAAGGCCTCGGTCAAGGGCCCGGACGGCTCGTTCCTGCGCACGATCACCACCCAGACCGACTACGACGCCACGTACGGCCTGCCGACGAAGGTCCGCGAGTTCGGCGACGTGGCCGTCGCCGGCGACGAGTCGTGCACGGCGACCTCGTACGTGCACAACACGGGCGGCGAGAACTACCTCGTCGGCCTGGTCGCCCAGACCGTCACCACCACCGGCACGACCGCCTGCACCGCCGACCTCTCCTCCGCCACGGCCTCGACGCTGGTCAGCGCCTCGCGCATGTACTACGACGGCGCCACCGCGCACACCGCGACGCCCACCAAGGGCCTGGTGTCCAAGACGGTCGCGCCGAACGGCGCGGGCACGGACTGGGAGACGACCAACCCCGAGTCGCGCACCGAGTACGACTCGGTCGGCCGCGTCGTGAAGGTCACGGACCCGACGGGCGTCGTCAACACGACCAAGTACACGCCGGACAGCGGCCAGGTCTACCGGATCGACACGGTCACCGGCAGCAAGGTCGTCGACGGCGTGGAGACCGGCTTCACCGAAATCACCACCCTGGAGCCCGGCCGCGGCACCACCCTGAAGTCGACCGACGCCAACAGCCGCGTCGAGTCGTACGAGTACGACCCGCTGGGCCGCGCGGTCGCCGCCTGGGACGCCACCCAGTCCGCGACCGACGACCCGACCGTCAAGTACACCTACAACACCGCCTCGGACAAGCCGGTGTCCGTGGTCGCCGAGTCGCTCTCGGACAACCCGAGCACGGCCGCCGGTGACGGCACGTACAAGTCGTCCACCACGATCTACGACGGCCTGGGCCGCGAGCGCCAGTCCCAGACCCCGGCCGTCGGCGGCGGCCGCCTGGTCACCGACACCCTGCACAACAGCTCCGGCCAGGTGCGCTACACCCGCAACGCGTACTACATGGAGGGCGACCCGGACACCCAGCTGGTCGTCCCCGACTCCGAGTCGCTGGTGCCCAACGCCACGACGTACACCTACGACGGCCTGGGCCGCGTCCTGACGGTCACTCCGGTGCACAGCTCGTACCCGCAGACGGGCGAGACGTTCACCAACGCCGGCAAGGACGTGCCGACCACGGACCGCCGCACCCGCTACGAGTACGGCCTCGACTACACGGTCGTCCGCCAGCCGGCCGGCACCCCCGCCTCCCGGGTGTGGACGGACGCCCTGGGCCGCACCACCCGCCAGGACACCTTCAGCGACACCTCGCTGACCGAGGCCGGCGCGGTCACCACGACCTACGAGTACGACCTCCGCGGCGACATGGTGACCAGCACCGACGACGTCGGCAACACCCGCACGTGGAAGTACGACGCGCTGGGCCGGGTCACCGACACCACCGACCCGGACGGGGGCGCCGCCCACACCGACTACGACGCCTACGGCCGCGTGGACAAGGCCACCGACGCCCGGGGCCAGACCGTCTCGTACACCTACGAGCGCCTGAACCGCGTCGAGCAGGTCAAGGTGACGCCGAAGGGCTCCACCACCGCCACCCTCGCCCAGACGTACGCCTACGACGGCGCGACCGGCGGCAAGGGCCAGCTCTCCTCGTCCACCCGCTACACCGACACCAAGGCGTACACCACCTCCATCGCCGGCTACACGGCCGACTACCAGCCGACGGCGATGACCACGGCCCTGCCTCCGGGCTCCACCGCGGGCCTGACGGCGGACGGTTTCGCCACTCAGTACACGTACTCGTACGCGTACAACCGTGACGGTCAGCTGGAGAAGTACACCGCCCCGGCGGCGGGCGGCCTCAGCGCCGAGGCCGTGATCACCCGCTACAACGAGGCCGGCCTGCCGACCTCGGTCTCCGGCCAGGACTGGTACGCCTCCGAGACCTCGTACTCGCCGTACGGCCAGGTGCTGCGCGCGACGGTGGGCGAGCAGGGCCGCCGCCTGTGGCAGGAGAACAACTTCAACGAGTCCACGGGCGAGCTGCTGAGCAGCAGGCTCGTCCGGGAGTCCCAGACCCCCGACACGAGCGTCGTCCCCGGCAGCGAGGTCAGCAAGCGCTCCTACGCCTACGACGCCTCGGGCAACGTCCTGTCCGTCGCGGACCGCATGGGCACGACGACCGACCAGCAGTGCTTCAAGTACGACACGCTCGGCCAGCTGAAGGAGGCGTGGACGACGCCGGGCGGCGGCGCCTGCACCGCCACCGGCAAGACCACCGCCGAGCCGGTCTACACCGACGGCACGGTCAACGTCTCCTCCAACAACTCCGGTTACTGGCAGTCGTACGACTACGACGTCCTGGGCAACCGCACCAGGAAGACGGCGTACAAGGCCGACCCGACCATCACGTCCGGGGTGCGCGACACCAGCGGCGACGCGGTCACCGACTACGCCTACGGCACCAGCGACACGGCGAAGAACGACCAGCCGCACACCCTCACCTCGTACACGACGACGTCGAAGCCGACGGCGGCGGGCCCGACGGTCAAGACCCGCTCGGACCAGACGTACGACAGCGCGGGCAACCTGGAGAAGCGCACCACGGGCGGCGACACCGCCCAGGCCCTCACCTGGACCTGGGACGGCAAGGTCGAGTCCGTGACGGGCTTCGGCGCGGACGGCTCGGGCGCCTGGGTGGGGACGGGCGACATGTGCCTGGACCTGGCCGGCGGCACCCCCAATGCCGGCACCGCCATCCAGATCTACGTGTGCAACGGCAGCAAGGCGCAGAACTTCCGCGTCTCCGCAGCCGACGCCAACAACGACGGCACGGTCGAGGACGCCACGATCGGCGCGCTCGTCGTCGGCGGGAAGTGCGCCCAGCCGAACGGCACCGCGGCCGCCTCGCCCGTCCTGGTCCAGTCCTGCGACAACGCCGTGGCGGCGCAGCGCTGGCAGACCCTGAGCACCGGTCAGATCAAGCACGTCTCGACGGGCCTGTGCCTGTCCGCCCCCGCGTCGACGGTCGGCACCGACCTGACGCTGGCGGCCTGCAACTCGACCGCCGCGACCCAGCTGTGGAAGCCCGCGTCGAAGACGACCTACGTCTACGACGCCATGGGCAACCGCCTGCTGGAGCGCACCAGCGCGGGCGCGGTGCTGAACCTGCCCGACACGAAGGTCTCGCTGACCACCACGGGCAAGGTCCGCTACGCGGAGCGCACCTACGCGGGCATCGGCGGCCCGGCGGTGACCCGTTACCGCGAGAGCACCAACAACACGGCCGGTTTCAGCGAGCACCTGTTCGCCCAGGCGACGGACCTGAACGGCACTCCCCTGGCGGAGGTCCGCCTCGACGCCACCATGGCGATCCGCACGGCGAAGAGGGACCCGTGGGGCGAGGACCGCGCCGCGAACCTCGCACCGCGCTCGCACACCGGGTTCCACACGGGCGACGAGGACAACGAGACCGGCCTGACGCACATGGGCGCCCGGGAGTACGACCCGGGAACGGGCCGCTTCATCTCGGCCGACCCGGTCCTGGACGACAGCGACCCGCTGCAGGCCAACGGCTACTCGTACGCCAACAACAGTCCGGTGACGCACGCGGACCCGTCGGGTCTGACGTCCTCGGCGTCGAGCTTCGACGCGTCGATCGCGGCGCTGGACGCGAAGATGGCCGAGTACCAGAAGACCCTGAACCGCTCCATCGGCGACGTCATCCTGGCGACCGGCTGGGCCGTGTTCAAGGAGTTCATCGGCTGGAACGACGTGGTCGGCTGCTTCACCCAGGGCGACCTGTGGGCCTGCGGCAGCCTGTTGATGGACGCGATCCCGTGGACGAGCGTCTTCTCCAAGGGCAAGAAGATGTGGCGTGCCTTCAAGGGCACGATGAGCGCGGTCAAGGCCTGGCGCGCGGCCAAGCGCGTCGCCGAGATCGGCATGAAGGCGGCCAAGGCCGCGAAGGCAGCCCTGATCAAGGCCAAGAAGGCCGCGGAGGCGGCCGCAGCCGAGGCGAAACGCAAGGCGAGAGAAGCGGCCAAGCGGGCAGCCGAGGCGGTCAAGAAGAAGGCCAATACGGGTTCGAAGGGCGCCCGGGGCAACTCGGCCCAGGTCAAGGCCGGCAGAGGCGCCCAGCACAAGGGGTCATCGGGCGGCGGCAAGGCGGAGAACAAGTCCGGGGGCTCGCGCAGCAAGTCGGGCAAGGAGGACTCGGGCGGCGAGGGATCCGGGTCCAAGGAGGCTTCGGACTCGGAGGGCGGCAGTTGCCCGGTCAACTCCCCGCCCAACAGCTTCACGCCGGACACCAAGGTCCTGATGGCCGACGGTTCGACCAAGGCGATCAAGGACGTCAGGGCCGGCGACAAGGTCCTGGCGACCGACCCGGAGACGGGCGAGACCCGGGCGCAGACGGTCACCGCCGAGATCCTCGGCAAGGGCGTCAAGCACCTGGTCAAGGTGACCATCGACGTCGACGGCAAGAAGGGCTCCAAGACCGCCGAGGTCACCGCGACCGACAAACACCCCTTCTGGGTCCCGGAGCTCAGCGACTGGATCGACGCGACTGACCTCAAGTCGGGCGAGCGGCTGCGCACCAGCGCGGGCACGCTGGTCCAGATCACTGCGGTCAAGCGCTGGACGGCACTGGACGCGACGGTCCACAACCTGACCGTCAGCATGGTGCACACGTACTACGTGGTGGCGGGGACCACTCCGGTTCTCGTCCACAACTGCGGTACCGTCCGCAATGACATCCTCGACGAAACGACGTCGACTGCCGAAAGCAACGTCGACATCGTGCACCACAAGCGGAAGGCGAGCCTCGTCAGCGAGCACACGATCACCATGGAGGACGCGATGGCCACCGCCCGCGACTTCCTCGGGGAGGGCATGCGCGACGTGGCCAAGGGGCGGGGAATCTTCCGGAGCGCCGACAACCGCCGTGGATTCCGCATCGACCCGGAATCCATCGCGGGAGGCCATTGGCCCCACATCCCGCATGTGCACTTCGAGATCTTCGACGACATAGGGAAACCCTTGGCCAACAACCACGTCCCCCTGGCCGAGCCGTAA
- a CDS encoding FG-GAP-like repeat-containing protein produces MRPTSSRALRGALTAGVAAGIIATAVTVPAQAASGYDRCPWGSLCVFSDPLGKGQMLVVKGSMLNLGAWDNRISSYANHTEWPVCFTIAAGLDPREGASHEYPGQGSFDESATPELDNAVSSLDLGPEADHFCASESRYAVYQWDNEPKPRPAVLPEQGAFGDVNGDGYADLFSRNKFGQLWTSHASGSAGRTRLVGSGWNAMTQLVRHGDYNGDAKEDLYARDRSGVLWFYPGRGDGTFGTRVRVGGGWNTMRDLAAAGDLTGDGRADLLAADGAGTLWTYPGDGKGAFGARKKVGGGWKAMNELVGAGDMNSDKRADLVARDTTGKLWFYPGNGKGGFGTRKLIGTSGWNGFTELVGLGDITGDGRPDLIAHAPREASLRVYPGTGAADGGLKAAKTFAGLPSSVRVF; encoded by the coding sequence GTGCGTCCGACTTCTTCGCGTGCACTTCGTGGCGCCCTGACGGCCGGTGTCGCAGCCGGAATCATCGCGACCGCCGTCACCGTGCCCGCCCAGGCCGCGAGCGGGTACGACCGTTGCCCATGGGGCAGCCTCTGTGTCTTCAGCGATCCGCTGGGCAAGGGGCAGATGCTGGTCGTCAAGGGCAGCATGCTGAACCTCGGCGCGTGGGACAACCGCATCAGCTCCTACGCGAACCACACCGAATGGCCGGTGTGCTTCACCATCGCCGCGGGGCTCGACCCGCGGGAGGGCGCCTCCCACGAGTACCCGGGGCAGGGCTCTTTCGACGAGAGCGCGACGCCCGAGCTCGACAACGCGGTCAGCTCTCTCGACCTGGGGCCCGAAGCGGACCACTTCTGCGCGAGTGAGAGCCGGTACGCGGTCTACCAGTGGGACAACGAGCCGAAGCCCAGGCCCGCCGTGCTTCCCGAGCAGGGGGCCTTCGGCGATGTGAACGGCGACGGGTACGCCGACCTCTTCTCCCGTAACAAGTTCGGGCAGTTGTGGACGTCCCACGCGTCCGGCAGCGCGGGCAGGACCCGGCTCGTCGGGAGCGGCTGGAACGCCATGACGCAACTGGTCCGGCACGGTGACTACAACGGGGACGCCAAGGAGGACCTGTACGCCCGTGACAGGTCCGGGGTGCTGTGGTTCTACCCGGGCCGCGGTGACGGGACCTTCGGCACGCGGGTACGGGTCGGCGGCGGCTGGAACACCATGCGCGACCTCGCGGCCGCGGGTGATCTGACGGGCGACGGCAGGGCCGATCTGCTCGCCGCCGACGGTGCGGGCACCCTGTGGACGTATCCAGGTGACGGCAAGGGTGCCTTCGGGGCGCGGAAGAAGGTCGGCGGCGGCTGGAAGGCCATGAACGAGCTTGTCGGCGCGGGCGACATGAACTCCGACAAGCGAGCCGACCTCGTGGCCCGCGACACCACCGGAAAGCTGTGGTTCTACCCCGGCAACGGCAAGGGCGGCTTCGGCACCCGCAAACTCATCGGAACCAGTGGCTGGAACGGGTTCACCGAGCTCGTCGGCCTGGGCGACATCACCGGTGACGGGCGGCCGGACCTGATCGCACACGCCCCGCGCGAGGCCTCGCTGCGCGTCTACCCGGGAACCGGTGCGGCGGACGGCGGCCTCAAGGCCGCGAAGACCTTCGCCGGCCTCCCGTCGAGCGTCCGGGTCTTCTGA
- a CDS encoding FG-GAP-like repeat-containing protein — translation MLRTFPGRRAPGELPSRGRTAARRTLGAAVALAASMATLVSTAPQAAATDNSARCPSGKLCLFQYGQYKGEMKIVSSSQATLGGFDNKTSSLVNNSARWAVAYTGANYTGNDTLLISPHNGAIELTGGAFGGAFDNKISSFRVATTEYEVVQGVPWMDWYRQPEEKRPEGLPDVARFGDLNNDGRPDLLERAADGRLWFLSGIGNADGRTKGKLVGSGWNAMTQLVRHGDYNGDAKEDLYARDRAGVLWFYPGRGDGTFGTRKKVGGGWNTMREISAAGDLTGDGRRDLLARDTAGKLWLYPGKGNGVFGARKLAGSGWNALNQMASPGDMTGDGKGDLVARDGSRALWLYPGNGKGGFVARKKLPYAWPSDEPVIATGDVNGDGLSDLMRPIDYQVFVYYGNGRGSVSGPNADMLWDTATNVRVF, via the coding sequence ATGCTTCGCACCTTCCCGGGCCGACGGGCCCCGGGCGAACTCCCTTCGCGCGGACGTACCGCCGCCCGGCGGACCCTCGGCGCCGCGGTGGCCCTCGCCGCGTCCATGGCCACGTTGGTCAGCACGGCCCCGCAGGCGGCGGCCACGGACAACTCGGCCCGCTGCCCCTCGGGGAAGCTGTGCCTCTTCCAGTACGGCCAGTACAAGGGCGAGATGAAGATCGTCTCGTCGAGCCAGGCCACCCTGGGCGGTTTCGACAACAAGACCTCGTCGTTGGTCAACAACAGCGCGAGGTGGGCAGTCGCATACACCGGCGCCAACTACACGGGCAATGACACGCTGCTCATCAGCCCGCACAACGGAGCCATCGAGCTCACCGGCGGTGCGTTCGGCGGCGCGTTCGACAACAAGATCAGCTCGTTCCGGGTCGCCACCACCGAGTACGAGGTCGTCCAGGGCGTCCCCTGGATGGACTGGTACCGCCAGCCGGAGGAGAAGCGGCCGGAGGGACTTCCCGACGTGGCCCGCTTCGGGGACCTGAACAACGACGGACGTCCCGATCTCCTGGAGCGCGCGGCCGACGGCCGGCTGTGGTTCCTCTCGGGCATCGGCAATGCCGACGGGAGGACCAAGGGGAAGCTCGTCGGGAGCGGCTGGAACGCCATGACGCAACTGGTCCGGCATGGTGACTACAACGGGGACGCCAAGGAGGACCTGTACGCCCGTGACAGGGCCGGGGTGCTGTGGTTCTACCCGGGCCGGGGCGACGGCACCTTCGGGACGCGGAAGAAGGTCGGCGGCGGCTGGAACACCATGCGCGAGATCAGCGCGGCCGGAGACCTGACCGGTGACGGCCGCAGGGATCTGCTGGCGCGCGACACCGCCGGAAAGCTGTGGCTGTACCCGGGCAAGGGCAACGGCGTCTTCGGCGCCCGCAAGCTCGCCGGCAGTGGCTGGAACGCCTTGAACCAGATGGCCTCACCGGGCGACATGACCGGCGACGGCAAGGGCGACCTGGTGGCCCGCGACGGATCACGTGCGCTGTGGCTGTACCCGGGCAACGGCAAGGGCGGCTTCGTGGCGCGCAAGAAGCTGCCCTACGCCTGGCCCAGCGACGAGCCGGTGATCGCGACCGGTGATGTGAACGGCGACGGACTGTCAGACCTCATGCGACCCATCGACTACCAAGTGTTCGTCTACTACGGGAACGGCAGGGGTTCCGTCAGCGGCCCGAACGCCGACATGCTCTGGGACACCGCGACCAACGTCCGCGTCTTCTGA
- a CDS encoding DUF397 domain-containing protein, with product MTGPGNWQKSSFSGGGDGNNCLELASTPASATLHLRESDTPATVLTTTHTALTHLLAGIRTDALTARQR from the coding sequence ATGACTGGTCCCGGCAACTGGCAGAAGTCGTCCTTCTCCGGCGGCGGAGACGGCAACAACTGCCTCGAACTCGCCTCCACCCCCGCCTCAGCCACCCTCCACCTCCGCGAGAGCGACACCCCCGCCACGGTCCTCACGACCACCCACACCGCATTGACCCACCTTCTGGCAGGCATACGCACTGATGCCCTGACCGCCCGGCAGAGGTGA